A part of Caretta caretta isolate rCarCar2 chromosome 1, rCarCar1.hap1, whole genome shotgun sequence genomic DNA contains:
- the LOC125630897 gene encoding hyaluronidase PH-20, which produces MALYIQSHSLTEMETLRQVQSFGSFVASIRASWLVFIIILVTYSSSLHIRARPLIPNSPFLSIWNAPTELCSEKTGVQLDLRTFHLVGSTLKTSTEQSITIFYADRLGNYPYIDENTGETFNGGIPQLCSMEHHLKKASDDVNFYIPSDEQVGLAVIDWENWRPLWIRNWGSKDIYREESVEFVQQKDLSISEIQARTLAKMEFEAAAKSFMLQSLKLGISMKPNQLWGYYLYPDCYNYDYNQNPHNYTGSCLDIEIARNNELNWLWEESTALYPSVYLETALRSSKNAPLFVRNRVQEAIRVSNVSNSTCPLPIFVYTRPVFTDFNQEYLSQDDLVNTIGESAALGVSGIVIWGDLNLTLSVNTCRTLDSYLRHTLNPYIINVTMAAKICSQALCQDSGACARKNWNSSDYLHLNPENFVIQMSKNGKYAIQGQPSFQDLQRFIEKFYCRCYAGYNCELRVDINDIHYINACISEDICVHVSLNSLSNVEASSNTSIFSFIPQRNITLPAHNATKDFQQTIWNNTFNVSTAGHINVPINSSGDLKITDTHSFSGSSSDEMKILDVVCLILILRNLI; this is translated from the exons ATGGCATTGTACATACAGAGCCATTCACTAACTGAAATGGAAACCCTAAGGCAAGTCCAAAGCTTTGGTAGCTTTGTTGCCTCTATCAGAGCATCCTGGCTGGTGTTCATCATTATTCTAGTTACTTACAGCTCATCTTTGCATATAAGAGCCCGTCCTCTCATCCCCaattctcctttcctctccatctgGAATGCCCCTACAGAGCTTTGCAGTGAGAAGACTGGAGTGCAGCTGGATTTGAGAACCTTCCACTTGGTAGGAAGCACACTGAAGACATCCACTGAGCAGAGTATTACTATATTCTATGCAGACAGGCTCGGCAATTATCCTTACATAGATGAGAACACAGGTGAGACATTTAATGGTGGGATCCCCCAACTGTGTTCCATGGAGCATCATTTAAAGAAAGCCAGTGATGATGTTAATTTTTACATCCCTTCAGATGAACAGGTTGGCTTGGCTGTCATCGACTGGGAAAACTGGAGGCCACTATGGATACGGAACTGGGGATCGAAAGACATTTACAGAGAGGAGTCTGTTGAGTTTGTTCAGCAAAAAGATTTAAGCATATCAGAAATCCAAGCCAGGACTTTAGCCAAAATGGAATTTGAAGCTGCAGCAAAATCATTTATGTTGCAGTCTTTAAAACTGGGAATATCAATGAAGCCGAATCAATTGTGGGGATATTACCTTTACCCTGACTGCTATAACTATGATTACAACCAAAATCCCCACAATTATACAGGAAGCTGTTTAGATATTGAAATAGCAAGAAATAATGAGCTTAATTGGTTGTGGGAGGAAAGCACAGCACTTTACCCATCTGTCTATCTGGAAACGGCCTTGAGATCTTCCAAAAATGCACCACTCTTTGTTCGTAACAGAGTTCAAGAAGCCATTAGAGTTTCTAATGTTTCCAATTCCACCTGTCCACTTCCCATTTTTGTATATACACGTCCAGTATTCACAGATTTCAATCAGGAATATCTCTCTCAG GATGACCTTGTAAATACCATTGGAGAATCTGCTGCATTAGGGGTGTCTGGAATTGTAATCTGGGGAGACCTGAATTTAACACTGAGTGTG aaCACTTGCAGGACTCTGGACAGCTACCTTAGGCACACTCTGAACCCTTACATCATCAATGTAACCATGGCAGCCAAAATCTGTAGTCAGGCATTATGCCAAGACTCTGGTGCATGTGCACGAAAGAACTGGAACTCCAGTGACTATCTTCATCTGAACCCAGAGAATTTTGTCATTCAGATGTCAAAGAATGGGAAATATGCCATACAAGGGCAGCCATCCTTTCAGGATCTGCAGCGATTTATAGAAAAATTTTATTGCCGCTGTTATGCAGGCTACAATTGTGAACTTAGAGTTGATATAAATGACATCCACTACATCAATGCCTGCATTTCAGAAGATATTTGTGTTCACGTATCCTTAAATTCACTTTCTAATGTAGAAGCCTCTTCCAACACGAGTATATTTTCATTTATCCCACAGAGAAACATAACATTACCTGCACATAATGCAACAAAAGATTTTCAGCAGACTATTTGGAATAACACATTCAATGTATCTACTGCAGGACACATCAACGTCCCAATTAACAGCAGTGGTGATTTAAAGATAACTGATACGCATAGCTTCAGTGGCTCGTCTTCTGATGAGATGAAGATACTGGATGTGGTTTGTTTAATTCTAATTTTGAGAAACCTAATCTAA